One window from the genome of Sphingomonas lacunae encodes:
- a CDS encoding tetratricopeptide repeat protein: MATLGLSAEDQAAVEAFRKDVVEPSMTSLVILDFWAEWCGPCKQLTPVLEKVAEDYAGKGVVLKKINVDENKFIAAQFRIQSIPTVYAMFQGQPVADLTNARTESQLKGLLDQILRQLPIEGEDAAAEQQVEPLLAMGDDVLANGEAERAVGIFAQIIEIAPTSAAAHGGLIRALTAAGMLEEAEAALADVPADLAKDAAIGQARSALELARNAPPSSEMMVLHDKVAANPEDHQARLELALAQIGAGQRDGAADNLLHIIAADRGWNDGEARTRLLALFEAVGLEDGWVKAQRRRLSDILFG; encoded by the coding sequence GTGGCAACATTGGGATTGAGTGCGGAAGATCAGGCAGCCGTCGAGGCTTTCCGCAAGGATGTCGTCGAGCCGTCGATGACCAGCCTGGTCATCCTTGATTTCTGGGCGGAATGGTGCGGCCCTTGCAAACAGCTGACGCCGGTTCTTGAAAAGGTAGCAGAGGACTATGCCGGGAAGGGTGTGGTCCTGAAGAAGATCAATGTCGACGAGAACAAGTTCATCGCCGCGCAATTCCGCATCCAGTCGATCCCCACCGTCTATGCGATGTTCCAGGGCCAGCCCGTCGCCGACCTGACCAATGCCCGCACCGAATCGCAGCTGAAGGGGCTGCTCGACCAGATCCTACGGCAGTTGCCCATTGAGGGTGAGGATGCCGCAGCGGAGCAGCAGGTCGAGCCGCTGCTTGCGATGGGTGATGATGTGCTAGCCAATGGCGAGGCGGAACGGGCGGTCGGCATTTTTGCGCAGATCATCGAAATTGCGCCAACCAGCGCTGCGGCGCACGGCGGCCTGATCCGTGCGCTGACGGCGGCGGGCATGCTGGAAGAGGCAGAGGCCGCTCTGGCAGATGTGCCGGCGGACCTCGCGAAGGATGCCGCGATCGGTCAGGCGCGCTCGGCACTGGAACTGGCGCGCAATGCGCCGCCCTCTTCCGAGATGATGGTCCTGCATGACAAGGTGGCGGCCAATCCGGAGGATCATCAGGCTCGGCTTGAATTGGCTCTCGCCCAGATCGGTGCAGGCCAGCGCGACGGTGCGGCAGACAATCTGCTGCACATCATCGCCGCTGATCGGGGCTGGAATGATGGTGAAGCGCGGACACGTTTGCTGGCCCTGTTTGAGGCGGTCGGATTGGAAGACGGCTGGGTGAAAGCGCAGCGACGGCGCCTGTCCGACATATTGTTCGGGTGA
- a CDS encoding TonB-dependent receptor: MSKVNAAISPKISIKSSMIALAVALSSTTAFAEESASSADAAADASTILVVGQKDAPITVVPRGLSVSLGQEEFDAVNALNVEDLMKYAPNFFVRKRFAGDDNAVVALRGANTIQSARTIVMVDGFVVSNFLGNRWDFPPKWNVVGPAEVRQFDIVYGPYSARYGGNSMGGVISVTTQEPKETGAYATAQTMIMPFKEYGFDETFKGYSLEGGVNWKQKDGPWSVRISGRHFENTGQSMTYNLLTATTGTGTAVTGAYEDPRLATPVFGAASPVDVTQDQARLRIGYATADGWQIDALGMVWLTRQDLTDPRSWLVNASTVAPVYQGKVSFGGRVWNATGLTMSKTRRTEYLAGLKLAGPAAGWDVSLNLSRYWIPKWDTRTSKDYATGVALGQGTQSLVNAPGWYTGDLTIERAFGQHKIALGANANLYQTSTDSFTTTNWDAATAPTYSTSTYGKTSLWGVWLEDAIDLGNSWVLTGGLRYDGWRAYDGGIAKVYSGARKDDGYPTRTDNSFSPKLSLQGELSDALAVQISLGTSKRFPTVGELYQGRFDDISQAIDPQSFDPNLKAERSEDANLILRYGTGKVQTTLSLFYQNIKDAIFSFSGLNQFGTVITSYKNVDQVRQYGAELMVEAKDILIQGLDVDANLAWIDAKTVKNAANPAAEGVQFPRIPEWRANGNIRYRVAEPVKASIGWRYASRPNSDLFGIVRGDAYGFQTEYFTVDTRVTWQLSKQLELGAGIDNLFNDQAYVSHPLPQRTFVLDLKAKW, translated from the coding sequence ATGTCTAAAGTTAATGCGGCGATCTCGCCCAAGATTTCAATTAAGTCGTCGATGATTGCACTGGCGGTAGCACTGAGTTCCACAACTGCCTTTGCAGAAGAATCCGCCTCCTCAGCCGATGCAGCCGCAGACGCGTCAACAATTCTAGTGGTAGGCCAGAAGGACGCTCCCATCACCGTGGTCCCACGCGGGCTTTCCGTCTCGCTGGGGCAGGAGGAATTCGACGCAGTCAACGCGCTCAATGTCGAAGACCTTATGAAGTACGCGCCGAACTTCTTCGTTCGCAAGCGGTTTGCGGGCGATGATAACGCGGTGGTTGCACTGCGCGGCGCCAATACGATCCAGAGCGCGCGCACGATCGTCATGGTCGACGGCTTTGTCGTATCCAACTTCCTTGGCAACCGGTGGGATTTTCCGCCCAAGTGGAATGTCGTCGGCCCGGCCGAAGTGCGCCAGTTCGACATTGTCTATGGTCCCTATTCTGCGCGGTATGGCGGCAACTCGATGGGCGGCGTGATCTCTGTGACGACCCAGGAGCCTAAAGAAACTGGGGCCTATGCGACGGCGCAAACCATGATCATGCCGTTTAAGGAATATGGCTTTGACGAGACCTTCAAGGGCTACAGCCTGGAAGGCGGCGTCAACTGGAAGCAGAAAGATGGCCCTTGGTCGGTGCGGATTTCTGGCCGCCATTTTGAAAACACCGGCCAGTCGATGACCTATAACCTGCTGACTGCCACAACCGGCACCGGCACAGCCGTGACCGGAGCCTATGAAGACCCACGTCTCGCCACGCCGGTGTTTGGTGCCGCCTCACCCGTTGACGTGACCCAAGATCAGGCCCGACTGCGCATTGGCTACGCGACTGCGGACGGTTGGCAAATCGACGCGCTGGGCATGGTCTGGTTGACCAGGCAGGATCTGACTGACCCGCGAAGCTGGCTGGTGAACGCCAGTACTGTTGCGCCGGTCTATCAGGGTAAGGTCAGCTTCGGCGGCAGAGTCTGGAATGCAACCGGCCTCACCATGTCGAAGACCCGCCGAACCGAATATCTGGCCGGCCTCAAGCTGGCGGGCCCTGCTGCCGGCTGGGATGTGTCTCTAAACCTCTCGCGATATTGGATCCCCAAGTGGGACACCCGCACTTCGAAGGATTATGCCACAGGCGTTGCGCTGGGACAGGGCACGCAGTCTCTCGTCAACGCACCCGGCTGGTACACCGGGGATCTTACGATCGAGCGCGCATTTGGCCAGCACAAGATCGCCTTGGGTGCGAACGCCAACCTCTACCAGACCTCGACCGATAGCTTCACGACGACAAACTGGGACGCTGCAACTGCCCCAACCTATTCAACCTCAACCTATGGCAAGACCAGCCTCTGGGGGGTGTGGCTTGAAGACGCGATTGACCTTGGCAATAGCTGGGTCCTGACCGGAGGCCTAAGGTATGACGGCTGGCGCGCTTATGATGGCGGCATTGCGAAAGTCTATTCGGGCGCCCGCAAGGACGATGGTTATCCCACGCGAACGGATAACAGCTTCAGTCCCAAGCTGAGCCTGCAAGGTGAACTAAGCGATGCACTGGCGGTCCAGATCAGCCTTGGAACGTCCAAGCGCTTTCCAACGGTTGGCGAACTCTACCAAGGTCGCTTTGATGACATATCGCAAGCCATCGATCCGCAAAGCTTCGACCCTAACCTGAAGGCTGAACGCTCGGAGGATGCAAACCTCATCCTGCGTTACGGTACCGGGAAGGTTCAAACGACGCTCAGCCTGTTCTACCAGAACATCAAGGATGCCATCTTCAGCTTCAGCGGCCTCAATCAGTTCGGCACGGTCATCACCAGCTACAAGAATGTCGATCAGGTCCGGCAATACGGCGCCGAGCTAATGGTTGAAGCCAAGGACATCCTGATTCAGGGCCTTGATGTTGACGCTAACCTGGCCTGGATCGATGCAAAGACGGTTAAGAACGCTGCCAATCCAGCCGCCGAAGGGGTTCAGTTCCCCCGTATCCCGGAATGGCGAGCCAACGGCAACATTCGGTATCGCGTGGCTGAGCCGGTCAAGGCATCGATCGGGTGGCGCTACGCATCGCGTCCCAACTCCGACCTTTTTGGAATAGTCCGCGGGGACGCATATGGTTTCCAGACCGAGTACTTCACAGTCGACACCCGCGTGACCTGGCAGCTCAGCAAGCAGCTCGAACTAGGCGCTGGGATTGATAACCTGTTCAACGATCAGGCCTATGTGTCGCATCCGCTACCGCAGCGGACGTTCGTTCTTGATCTGAAAGCGAAGTGGTAA
- a CDS encoding LON peptidase substrate-binding domain-containing protein — MTRQRISLFPLGGAVLYPGLQLPLHIFEPRYCAMVSDSLARDRMIGMIQPREGERPGADKPALFEIGCIGRIAEIEALDDGRYNLILEGKSLFRLIRELDAPTLFRQAEGDLIAPRANEALAAVERAALDNEARRFAAWLGYRVDWDGIAQLDDVTLVNAMAQIAPFDVAAKQALLETATINERAELLMQLMRFATSQRGPDDNRATLQ; from the coding sequence ATGACCCGGCAGCGCATATCCCTGTTTCCGCTGGGCGGTGCGGTTCTCTATCCGGGACTGCAGTTGCCGTTGCACATTTTTGAGCCGCGGTATTGTGCCATGGTATCGGACTCGCTGGCGCGCGACCGGATGATCGGCATGATCCAGCCACGTGAAGGGGAACGGCCAGGTGCGGACAAACCAGCGCTGTTCGAGATAGGGTGCATCGGCCGGATCGCCGAGATCGAAGCACTCGACGACGGGCGCTATAATCTGATCCTTGAAGGCAAGTCGCTGTTCAGGCTGATCCGCGAGCTGGATGCTCCAACGCTGTTCCGTCAGGCGGAGGGGGACCTGATCGCGCCGCGTGCCAATGAGGCGCTGGCAGCAGTTGAACGGGCCGCGCTCGACAATGAAGCCCGCCGCTTTGCGGCCTGGTTGGGGTATCGGGTGGACTGGGACGGTATTGCCCAACTGGATGATGTGACGCTGGTCAACGCCATGGCTCAGATTGCGCCCTTTGATGTGGCCGCCAAACAGGCGCTGCTCGAGACAGCGACAATCAACGAACGGGCCGAATTGCTGATGCAGCTGATGCGCTTTGCCACCAGCCAGCGTGGCCCGGACGACAATCGGGCAACCCTGCAATAG
- a CDS encoding Rieske (2Fe-2S) protein, whose protein sequence is MMIEVGQLVREVRASAVRVIEDELDWEHLPHVHAFAFESIALNHADRNGWDARVVLRGGQALRMTVTLDADRLGYCNRTFDEEGYEIGRTTCRTLPAGDERTTMRLRFFVPDHPGLDIAAAGEFYATLWNQLIDEDEPKMIHRARALKEGAKLHKSRRQVALADGSIIDVPLACPHQGLPLDCEPDAHGVMICPWHGYRFDARTGQCLSGQISGWTNRAAGALD, encoded by the coding sequence ATGATGATTGAAGTCGGCCAATTGGTGCGCGAAGTCCGGGCCAGCGCTGTCCGGGTGATAGAGGATGAACTGGACTGGGAGCATCTGCCCCATGTCCACGCCTTTGCTTTTGAAAGCATTGCCCTCAATCACGCTGATCGCAATGGGTGGGATGCGCGGGTTGTGCTGCGTGGCGGGCAGGCACTGCGAATGACTGTTACTCTGGACGCAGACCGGCTGGGTTATTGCAACAGGACCTTTGACGAGGAAGGTTACGAAATCGGTAGGACGACGTGCCGGACCTTACCAGCAGGCGATGAACGCACTACCATGCGGCTGCGCTTCTTCGTTCCAGACCATCCCGGTCTCGACATCGCGGCCGCGGGCGAATTTTATGCCACGTTGTGGAATCAACTGATCGACGAAGACGAACCCAAGATGATTCACCGCGCCCGTGCGCTCAAGGAAGGCGCCAAACTCCACAAATCCAGGCGCCAGGTGGCGCTGGCTGACGGTTCCATTATTGATGTACCCTTGGCCTGCCCGCATCAGGGATTGCCGCTCGACTGTGAACCCGATGCTCACGGCGTGATGATCTGCCCATGGCACGGATACCGTTTCGATGCCCGCACTGGCCAATGCCTGTCAGGTCAGATCAGCGGCTGGACCAACCGCGCTGCGGGAGCCTTGGACTAA
- a CDS encoding haloalkane dehalogenase, whose product MQVLRTPDSAFAAISDFPYQPRYHQVTPELRMAYIDEGPRDAPVVLMMHGEPTWSYLYRHMIGPVVAAGYRVVAPDLIGFGRSDKPAAKADYSYAKHVAWVRTLVESLDLNRITLVCQDWGSLVGIRVLTECPDRFHGIALSNGGLPEGGPAPLAFRIWRAFSKYSPIFRISRIVAAGTKRPFSPAEIAAYDAPFPDDSFKAGARIFPSFVPFENNVAVPDQKRAWEVLDQWTKPVICCFSDGDPITRGGESRWIGRVPGTADQPHTTLKGGHFIQEDDPAGFVDCVLKVAGQGR is encoded by the coding sequence ATGCAGGTTTTGCGCACGCCTGACAGCGCCTTTGCCGCGATCAGCGATTTCCCTTACCAACCCCGTTATCATCAGGTTACGCCCGAATTGCGCATGGCCTATATTGATGAAGGCCCCAGGGACGCACCGGTCGTGCTGATGATGCACGGGGAACCGACTTGGTCCTATCTTTACCGCCATATGATCGGCCCCGTGGTCGCCGCCGGCTACCGCGTCGTTGCGCCTGATCTGATCGGCTTCGGACGGTCGGACAAGCCGGCTGCGAAGGCCGATTACAGCTATGCCAAACATGTCGCCTGGGTTCGTACCCTAGTAGAGTCACTCGACCTTAACCGCATTACCCTGGTCTGTCAGGATTGGGGGTCGCTGGTCGGTATCCGCGTTCTCACCGAATGTCCCGACCGCTTCCACGGCATCGCCCTTTCCAACGGCGGACTGCCCGAAGGCGGCCCGGCTCCGCTGGCTTTCCGCATCTGGCGGGCCTTCTCGAAATACAGCCCCATCTTCCGCATCAGCCGCATCGTCGCTGCCGGCACCAAGCGGCCGTTCAGCCCGGCTGAAATCGCCGCCTATGACGCACCATTCCCTGATGACAGCTTCAAGGCGGGCGCACGCATTTTCCCCAGCTTCGTGCCGTTCGAAAATAATGTGGCGGTTCCGGACCAAAAGCGCGCATGGGAAGTGCTCGATCAATGGACCAAACCGGTCATCTGCTGCTTCAGCGATGGTGACCCGATCACCCGAGGCGGGGAAAGCCGCTGGATCGGCCGCGTCCCCGGTACCGCCGACCAGCCGCATACCACCTTGAAAGGCGGTCATTTTATTCAGGAAGACGACCCGGCGGGCTTTGTCGATTGTGTGCTCAAGGTGGCGGGTCAGGGGCGCTGA
- a CDS encoding ABC-F family ATP-binding cassette domain-containing protein: MLSLSGITVRLGGRTILERATASLPTGARVGLIGRNGAGKTTLMKTIIGQIDPDEGSVDMPRAARIGYIAQEAPDGAATPIETVLAADVERAALLAEEEAGAEPERLADIHERLIAIDAYTAPARAARILVGLGFDEEMQQRPLSTYSGGWKMRVALAALLFSEPDLLLLDEPSNHLDLEATLWLENFLKSYRATMVVISHERDLLNNVVDHILHLEGGQTTLYVGGYDAFERQRAERLAQLAAAKASQDAQRARLQDYIARNSARASTAKQAQSRAKALAKMQPIAELASDPTLSFQFPSPDPLRPPLITLDLASVGYDQTPILQRLNLRIDPDDRLALLGRNGNGKTTLARLLAAQLPAMEGAMTASGKMRVGYFTQYQVEELDGEDTPLEHMTRAMGSGASPGAVRAQLGRFGFSGPRATQKVGKLSGGERARLALALITREAPHLLILDEPTNHLDVDAREALVQALNDYDGAVVLVSHDRHMLELTADRLVLVDGGTAREYAGSMDDYTDLILSKGEGRGDGAAQASAKAGGGSGGAARKEEKRSGAQYRERLKALRAVVRAAEKKVEALTAEIRAIDDALADPAGTKGALASVNLSDLMKKRAELEGQLERAEAEWMAAEEAIEGA; this comes from the coding sequence ATGCTTTCCCTGTCCGGTATCACTGTCCGCCTTGGCGGGCGCACCATTCTTGAGCGTGCCACCGCCTCTCTGCCCACCGGCGCGCGGGTGGGGCTGATTGGCCGCAATGGGGCGGGCAAGACGACGCTGATGAAGACGATCATCGGCCAGATCGACCCTGATGAGGGATCGGTCGACATGCCGCGGGCAGCGCGGATCGGCTATATTGCGCAGGAGGCGCCCGATGGGGCGGCGACGCCGATCGAGACGGTGCTGGCCGCCGATGTCGAGCGGGCGGCGCTGCTCGCCGAGGAAGAGGCGGGGGCGGAGCCGGAGCGGCTGGCCGACATCCATGAGCGGCTGATCGCGATTGACGCCTATACCGCGCCGGCGCGGGCGGCGCGCATCCTTGTCGGTCTCGGCTTTGACGAAGAGATGCAGCAACGGCCGCTCTCCACCTATTCGGGCGGGTGGAAAATGCGCGTGGCGCTGGCGGCGCTGCTGTTTTCCGAACCCGACCTGTTGCTGCTCGACGAACCGTCGAACCACCTCGACCTCGAAGCGACGCTGTGGCTGGAGAATTTCCTCAAAAGCTATCGCGCGACGATGGTGGTGATCAGCCATGAGCGCGACCTGCTCAACAATGTTGTCGATCATATCCTCCACCTCGAGGGAGGGCAGACGACGCTCTATGTTGGCGGCTATGACGCGTTCGAGCGGCAGCGGGCTGAGCGGCTGGCGCAGCTGGCGGCGGCCAAGGCGTCGCAGGATGCGCAGCGGGCGCGGTTGCAGGATTATATCGCGCGCAACAGCGCCCGGGCCTCGACCGCCAAGCAGGCGCAGAGCCGGGCCAAGGCGTTGGCCAAGATGCAGCCGATTGCCGAACTGGCGAGCGACCCGACACTGTCGTTCCAATTCCCCAGTCCCGACCCGCTGCGGCCGCCGCTGATCACGCTCGACTTGGCGTCAGTGGGCTATGACCAGACGCCGATCCTGCAGCGGCTGAACCTGCGCATCGACCCCGATGACCGGTTGGCGCTGTTGGGGCGTAACGGCAATGGCAAGACGACGCTGGCGCGGCTGCTGGCGGCGCAGCTCCCCGCGATGGAGGGGGCGATGACCGCGTCGGGCAAGATGCGCGTCGGCTATTTCACCCAATATCAGGTCGAGGAGCTCGACGGCGAGGATACGCCATTGGAGCATATGACGCGGGCGATGGGCAGCGGGGCGAGCCCCGGCGCGGTGCGGGCGCAACTGGGGCGTTTTGGCTTTTCGGGGCCGCGGGCGACGCAGAAGGTGGGCAAGCTTTCGGGCGGCGAGCGGGCGCGGCTGGCGCTGGCGCTGATCACGCGCGAGGCGCCGCATCTCCTCATCCTCGACGAGCCGACCAATCACCTGGATGTCGATGCGCGTGAAGCGCTGGTGCAGGCGCTCAACGACTATGACGGTGCGGTGGTGCTGGTCAGCCACGACCGGCACATGCTCGAACTGACCGCGGACCGGCTGGTGCTCGTCGATGGCGGGACGGCGCGCGAATATGCCGGCAGCATGGATGATTACACCGACCTGATCCTGAGCAAGGGCGAGGGCAGGGGCGACGGCGCGGCACAGGCATCGGCCAAGGCGGGTGGCGGAAGCGGCGGCGCGGCGCGCAAGGAGGAGAAGCGCAGCGGCGCGCAATATCGCGAGCGGCTGAAGGCGCTGCGGGCAGTGGTGCGGGCGGCGGAAAAGAAGGTCGAGGCGCTGACCGCCGAGATAAGGGCGATTGACGATGCGCTGGCTGATCCCGCCGGGACCAAGGGGGCACTGGCGAGCGTCAACCTGTCTGACCTGATGAAGAAGCGGGCGGAGCTAGAGGGCCAGTTAGAGCGGGCAGAGGCGGAGTGGATGGCGGCCGAGGAGGCCATTGAGGGGGCGTGA
- a CDS encoding DUF11 domain-containing protein, producing the protein MALLAFGSVPANAQMRSLENPSFELNDPAGPGAPNYEILPDTSVPGWATTTGEIELWDTNFSGVPAYAGNVFAEMNANVNGTFYQNICLINGEPISWTFAHRARSGGAATQTAVFRVATSTGTVIQTLATQNSTTANQVWNVNTGTATYTGPSGMQRVQFTTTNTGSYGNFLDGIQLGLRPFVQLSTGSGTGLESVPLANIATLLVTGSTTSAINVNVTITGGTAVRGTDYTTPGGGASFTVTVPAGTYYNSAIPLGITITNDTAVEGSETITYSVGTGTGYTLGHTTNCGATVQSTGTYTITDDDARVTLRKQWVNAIVGDDASLTVSRGATAIETFASDAGTAGQLDTDPTATPVVIGETVTLAETLLGTNAGRYFGAVACSGTADSNLADGLTIGAGETAIICTWTNTRIPPLTFAKTSSVVSDPLGNAVPMAIPGARMRYCLLVTNPGTLAVSNVFANDAVPATLNYIAGTMRSGTSCAGATTVEDDDAAGTDESDPFGLSISGLTITGSALTLGAGASFAMLFDAVVN; encoded by the coding sequence ATGGCTTTGCTGGCCTTTGGCAGCGTGCCGGCGAACGCGCAGATGCGGTCGCTCGAAAACCCTTCGTTCGAGCTCAATGATCCGGCGGGGCCGGGCGCGCCCAATTACGAGATTTTGCCCGACACGTCGGTGCCGGGCTGGGCGACGACGACGGGCGAGATCGAGCTGTGGGACACGAATTTCAGCGGCGTTCCCGCCTATGCAGGCAATGTCTTTGCCGAGATGAATGCCAATGTGAATGGCACATTCTACCAGAATATCTGCCTGATCAATGGTGAGCCGATCAGCTGGACCTTTGCTCACCGCGCCCGCTCAGGCGGTGCGGCGACGCAGACGGCGGTGTTCCGGGTGGCGACCAGCACCGGCACGGTCATCCAGACGCTGGCGACGCAAAATTCGACGACCGCCAACCAGGTGTGGAACGTCAACACCGGCACCGCCACCTATACCGGCCCATCGGGCATGCAGCGGGTGCAGTTCACCACGACCAACACCGGCTCCTATGGCAACTTCCTCGACGGCATCCAGTTGGGCTTGAGGCCGTTTGTCCAGCTATCCACCGGGTCGGGCACTGGCTTGGAATCGGTGCCGTTGGCGAATATCGCCACGCTGCTGGTGACCGGAAGCACGACGAGTGCGATCAACGTCAATGTGACGATCACCGGCGGCACGGCAGTGCGCGGCACCGACTATACGACGCCGGGTGGCGGGGCGAGCTTTACCGTCACCGTGCCGGCAGGCACCTATTACAACAGCGCCATTCCGCTCGGCATCACGATCACCAATGACACGGCGGTCGAGGGCAGCGAGACGATCACCTATTCGGTCGGCACCGGCACCGGATACACGCTGGGCCATACGACCAATTGCGGCGCGACGGTGCAGTCGACCGGCACCTATACCATCACCGATGATGATGCGCGGGTGACGCTGCGCAAGCAGTGGGTCAACGCCATCGTTGGCGATGACGCCAGCCTGACGGTGAGCCGGGGCGCGACGGCCATCGAGACATTCGCGTCCGATGCGGGAACTGCGGGTCAGCTGGACACCGACCCAACGGCCACGCCGGTGGTGATCGGTGAGACGGTGACGCTGGCCGAGACGCTGCTCGGCACCAATGCCGGGCGCTATTTCGGCGCGGTGGCGTGCAGCGGGACGGCGGACAGCAATCTGGCCGATGGTCTGACGATTGGCGCGGGAGAGACGGCGATCATCTGTACCTGGACCAATACGCGGATACCGCCGCTGACCTTTGCCAAGACGTCCAGCGTGGTGTCCGACCCGCTCGGCAACGCGGTGCCGATGGCGATCCCCGGCGCGCGGATGCGATATTGCCTGCTCGTCACCAACCCCGGCACGCTGGCGGTGAGCAATGTCTTTGCCAACGACGCGGTGCCCGCGACGTTGAACTATATTGCCGGGACCATGCGATCCGGCACCAGCTGCGCCGGGGCGACAACGGTCGAGGATGATGATGCGGCGGGGACGGACGAGAGCGACCCGTTCGGCCTGTCGATTTCGGGTCTGACGATTACGGGATCGGCGCTGACGCTGGGGGCGGGGGCGAGCTTTGCGATGCTGTTTGATGCGGTGGTGAATTAG
- a CDS encoding PepSY-associated TM helix domain-containing protein, translated as MNDQTSRAWLYRTIWRWHFYAGLFVVPMVLILSLTGAAYLFKPQVERWEERAWRDLPTENAASPDAQVKAALAAFPGSRLHSYRLPQSESDAVLIHVTLASEGSARPEMRDVFVSPQGKVVGVLDPERRIMQVAHDIHGQLLLGKRGSWIVELAASWAIVMILTGLYLWWPRGRGLAGVVWPRLSGGKKVVWRDLHSVTGFWVSGLAMVLLLTGLPWADVWGSAFKAVRTEMGWVKGQQDWTIGGQPAGDTEHADHAHGAMAVSNPAMPTMSHVMPDGSVMTMAMTPVSLSQIVAEAKSQRLPFPVIVTPPGGPQRFGRKATTDWSVQSDTQNRPLRVTLTYDPMTGNQTSRETFADKHVIDQVVGYGVAWHEGQLFGWFNQLIGVVTALMLVTLSITGFVMWRRRKPDGQLGAPPASASPTKLKGIAALILVLAAFLPLLAASLLAMWLIELLIIRRFASLAKWLGISVGNQR; from the coding sequence ATGAACGACCAGACCAGCAGAGCCTGGCTCTATCGGACGATCTGGCGCTGGCATTTTTATGCTGGACTGTTCGTCGTGCCCATGGTGCTGATCCTGTCCCTGACCGGCGCGGCCTACCTGTTCAAACCACAGGTAGAGCGCTGGGAGGAACGAGCCTGGCGTGATCTGCCAACCGAAAACGCCGCTTCTCCCGATGCTCAGGTCAAGGCTGCGCTTGCGGCTTTTCCCGGATCGCGGCTTCATTCCTATCGCTTGCCGCAGAGCGAGAGCGACGCCGTTTTGATCCACGTCACACTGGCCAGCGAAGGCTCAGCGCGGCCGGAAATGCGCGACGTCTTTGTTTCGCCGCAGGGTAAGGTGGTCGGCGTTCTCGACCCCGAGCGGCGGATCATGCAGGTGGCCCACGACATTCATGGGCAACTTTTGCTTGGCAAGCGCGGCAGTTGGATTGTGGAGCTCGCAGCCAGCTGGGCAATCGTCATGATCCTGACCGGGCTCTACCTCTGGTGGCCGCGCGGACGCGGGTTGGCGGGGGTGGTCTGGCCACGCCTTTCAGGCGGGAAAAAAGTGGTTTGGCGCGATCTGCATTCCGTGACGGGCTTCTGGGTCTCGGGCCTTGCCATGGTGCTCTTACTGACCGGGCTGCCCTGGGCAGACGTATGGGGCAGCGCCTTCAAGGCTGTGCGAACTGAAATGGGCTGGGTTAAGGGTCAGCAAGATTGGACCATCGGCGGTCAACCTGCCGGTGACACTGAACACGCTGATCACGCTCACGGCGCGATGGCGGTCAGCAATCCAGCCATGCCAACGATGTCGCATGTAATGCCGGATGGGTCCGTGATGACCATGGCCATGACACCCGTTTCGCTCAGCCAGATCGTTGCCGAAGCGAAAAGCCAGCGCTTGCCGTTCCCGGTGATCGTGACCCCTCCGGGTGGGCCACAGCGCTTTGGCCGAAAGGCCACCACCGACTGGTCAGTGCAATCTGACACTCAGAACCGGCCGCTCCGCGTAACGCTGACTTATGATCCAATGACTGGCAATCAGACCTCCCGCGAGACGTTTGCCGACAAACACGTCATCGACCAGGTGGTCGGCTATGGTGTCGCTTGGCATGAAGGTCAGCTGTTCGGGTGGTTCAACCAACTTATCGGTGTTGTAACCGCCCTGATGCTTGTGACGTTGTCTATCACGGGTTTCGTCATGTGGCGGCGGCGGAAGCCCGACGGGCAGCTTGGCGCTCCGCCGGCTTCGGCGTCACCGACAAAGCTGAAGGGCATCGCAGCTCTAATCCTGGTATTAGCTGCTTTTCTGCCGCTGCTTGCCGCCTCACTGCTGGCGATGTGGCTCATCGAGTTGCTAATCATTCGCCGATTTGCGAGCTTGGCGAAATGGCTCGGCATATCGGTTGGTAACCAGCGCTAA